The DNA sequence ATGATCGCATCGCCTTCATCCAGGCGGTCTCCGGCGCAGCGGCAGCGTGTATCGAAAGCCATCGCATGCAAGCGCGGCAACAGCAGCTGCTCGACTCGTTCATACAGATCATTGCCGGTGCAATCGATGCCAAGAGCCCCTACACCGGCGGGCATTGCCAGCGGGTACCGGCGTTGACGCTGATGCTCGCGCGGGCAGCGGCAGACAGCCAGGCGCCGGAATTCAGCCAGTATCAACCCACCGACGAAGAATGGGAGGCACTGCATATCGCGGCCTGGCTGCATGATTGCGGCAAGGTCACCACCCCTGAATATGTCGTCGACAAGGCGACCAAGCTGGAAACCCTGTACGACCGCATCCATGAGGTACGCACCCGTTTCGAAGTGCTCAAGCGCGACGTCTGGGTCGACTATTGGCAAGCGCTGGCCCAGGGTGCCGAAGAACCCTCCCAGGCCATCGCGCGCGATACCCGGCTTGCCAGCCTGGACGACGACTTTGCCTTCATCGCCCAAAGCAATCTGGGTGGTGAATACATGGATGAAGGCAGCCAGCAGCGTCTGCGCCAGATCGCCGGGCGCACCTGGCTGCGTACCCTGGACGATCGGGTGGGGGTTTCCTGGGAAGAAAACCTGCGCCAGGCACGCACGCCGCCCTCCCCGTTGCCGACCCTGGAACCCCTGTTGGCAGACAAGCCCGAGCATCTGTTCGAACGCCCCGCCAGCGAACAGATCGCCGACGACAACCCCTGGGGCTTCAAGCTCGATGTCCCGCTGTACAAGTTCAATCGCGGCGAGTTGTACAACCTGAGCGTTGGCCGCGGCACCCTGACCGAGGAGGAGCGCTACCTCATCAATCACCACATGGTGCAAACCATCCTGATGCTCAGCCAGCTACCCTTCCCCAGTCATCTGCAGAGCGTTCCGGAGATTGCCGGCGGCCATCACGAAAAAATGGACGGCACCGGCTATCCCAAGCGCCTCAAGCGTGAGGACATGAGCCTGCCGGCCCGAATGATGGCTATCGCCGATATCTTCGAGGCGCTGACAGCCACAGACCGTCCTTACAAGAAAGGCAAGACCTTGAGCGAAGCATTGTCGATCATGGCGAGCATGTGCCGTGACGCCCATATCGATCCGCAGCTGTTTCAGCTGTTCGTCGAGTCGGAGATAGCGCTGCAATACGGGCGAATTTATCTGGATAGCCAACAAATCGACGAAATCGATGTGGCCGCCTTGCTCGACAAGGCCGGGCTCGGTGCGCGCAAAGAGGCTGCCAGTGGCGGGGCTGTAACCTGAGGGAGGGTGGAGCGGGAGCAACGACCGGACAGGTCGTTGCTCCGTCTGGCATCAGGCGACCGGATTGATCGGCTTTTCCGGGTACCATACGTCCAGCAGCGGGCTGACTTCGACGCTGGTCAGTTCGCTACGGGCCTTGAGCCAGGCTTCGACCGTGGTGCGCTGTTCTTCGCTGACCGAACCACGCTTGCCCAGGCAAACCAGACCGTAGTCATCGCCGCCCACGTAGCCGAGGCCATTGGCCTCCATGGCCTCTTTAAGGAATGCGTCGAGGAAGGCGTCAATAGCTTCTTCAGCCAGATCTTCTTTGAAGTCCAGGTTCAGCTCAAAACCCAGCTCCTGGAATTCATCCACGCAGAGTTTTTTGCGCAGACGCTGGGAACGGTTAGTGGCCATGAAACAATCCTCTTGAGTAATATCGCGCGGCACTTTACCAGTTTCAGCCGGTCAATGCCTGACTCTGTGGGACAAAGCAGCCCCGCAACGCAAAAAAAACGCCATCGATGCACCTCGTTCGGGCACAAGCCCGCCCAGCTTGGGGCATAATGGCCGCTACATTTATTCGTGTTGGGGCTTGCTTTTTTCATGCCCTCGCTTTTTTTACCCCTCGCCTGCAGGGTTTTACTTCAAATGATCAAGTCTTTACGCCCACTGCTTATCGCCGGCCTGCTGCTGCCGCTGGCCCTGCCTGTCAACGCCGCCCCGCTGAACACTACGCTGTCGCCCAAGGTTCAACAGGCCCTGAAGGCCAGCAAATTGCAGGACTCGGCCCTGTCTCTGGTCATGCTGCCGCTCAATGGCCCCGGCACGCCCACCGTGTTCAACGCAGACGTCTCGGTCAACCCGGCTTCGACCATGAAGCTGGTCACCACCTACGCGGCGCTGGAAATGCTCGGCCCGACCCATCAGTGGAAAACCGAGTTTTACACTGACGGCCCGCTGAGCAACGGGACTCTGCAAGGCAACCTGTACCTCAAGGGCGGCGGCGACCCCAAGCTGAACATGGAAAAGCTCTGGCTGCTGATGCGCGACCTGCGCGCCAACGGCGTGCAGACCGTCACCGGTGATCTGGTCCTGGACCGCAGCCACTTCGTCCAGCCACAACTGCCGGCTTTCAATGACGACGGCGGCGACGACAACAAGCCCTTCCTGGTCAAGCCCGACTCGCTGCTGGTCAACCTCAAGGCCCTGCGTTTCATTGCCCGCAACGACGCAGGCAAGGTGTCGATCTCGGTCGAGCCACCGATCGCCAGCATCCGCATCGACAACCAGGTCAAGGCCCTGAACTCGAACAAATGCACGGGCAATGTCCGTTACAACCCGGTGACCCAGGCCGACGGCATGAGCGTGACGGTCACCGGCCAACTGGGCAACGGCTGCAGCTCGCAGACCTACCTCTCGCTGCTTGACCACCCCACCTATGCAGCCGGAGCCGTGCGGGCCATCTGGAGCGAACTGGGCGGCAGCATCCAGGGCCAGAGCCGCGTCGACGTGGTCCCCAAAAATGCCCGCCTGCTGGCCCGGGCGTTCTCGCCCGACCTGGTGGAAGTCATTCGCGACATCAACAAATACAGCAACAACACCATGGCCCAGCAATTGTTCCTGAGCCTCGGTGCGCAGTTTCGCACTGATGCCGACGGCGACGACGCCAAGGCCGCTCAGCGCGTCGTGCGCCAGTGGCTGGCGAAAAAGGGCATCACCGCGCCACACCTGATCATGGAGAACGGTTCCGGCCTGTCGCGCGCCGAGCGTGTCAGCGCCCGGGAAATGGCCAGCCTGCTGCAAGCCGCGTGGAAGAGCCCCTATGCCGCCGAGTTCATCAGCTCGATGCCATTGACCGGTATGGACGGGACCATGCGCAAGCGCCTGAAACGCACCGCCATGACCGGTGAGGCGCACATCAAGACCGGCACCCTGAACACCGTTCGGGCCATTGCCGGCTACAGTCGTGACAGCAACGGCAATACCTGGGCAGTGGTCGCCATTCTCAACGACCCACGGCCTTGGGGCGCTTCTTCGGTGCTCGACCAGGTACTGTTGGACCTGTACCGGCAACCGAAGCTGGCCGACAGCACGGCAGCACTGCAACCCTGAGGCCACACAGCGCTGCCGGCCCCAGGATCCGGCAGCGCTTACTCCAGCTCCGATTCGACCCGGTCCCGGCCGCCCTGCTTGGCCGCGTAGACGCCGGAATCGGCCCTGAGCAACAGCGCATCGGCGCCTTCACCCGCACGCCAGCCGGCGATTCCGAAGCTGGCCGTCACGATCTCCACGTCTTCCACCGGAACGCTGCGCAACCCCTGCCACAGTTCGATGGCCAAGGAATAAGCCTGTTCGGCATCGCTGCCCGGGCACAGCACCATGAACTCTTCGCCGCCCAGACGGCAAAACACATCGGTGCGCCGCAGACGCTGATTGATACGCTGGCACAGGCTCTGCAGGACCCTATCGCCCACGGCATGGCCATACTGGTCGTTGATCCGCTTGAAGTGATCGATATCGAGCATGATCACTGCCAGATCCAGATGATCTCGCTGCGCCCGCTCCAATTCCGCCTTCAACCGCTCCTGGAAATAACGGCGGTTGTGGATGCCGGTCAGCGCGTCGGTCACCGACAAGGCGCGCAGCTCCTCCTCCACCCGTTTCAGGTCGGAAATGTCGGTGAGATACCCATGCCAAAGCGTGCCGCCATCGGGCAAGGGCTCCGGGGTCGCCTCGCCACGCACCCAACGCAAGCCGCCCAGCGGCAGCTGCACCCGGTACTCCTCGCGCCACGGACTCAGACGCTCGGCCGACAAGCGGATCGACGCCCGCACCCGTCCCAGATCGTCAGGATGAATTCGCTCGAAAGTGGCCGTCGCGTCGCGCTGCAACAACTGCGGATCGAGCTCATAGATATCGCGCAAGCCTTCGCTGGCATAACTGAAACAGGACGTGCCATCAGCGTTGAGCTGGAACTGATAAATACCGCCCGGCACTTCGGCGGTCAGTTTCTCCAGCAGGCGGTCGCGCGCCGCCAGGGCTTCATGGACGCGTTTGCGCTCGGTGACATCGATACAGATTGCCAAATGCCCGACCCACAAACCATGCTCATCGAGCACCGCCGTGGCCAGCATGTTGGCCGACAGGCCACTGCCGTCCTTGCGTAGCAGCGTCCACTCACGAGGTTCGCGGCCACCGTCTTCGAGCGTTTCGGCGAGCATGGCCTGGGCTACCGGGACTTCGCGACCGAATCGCTGGCTCAGAATGGTCGCGCGGGCTTGCAACTCTTCTCGCAGAATCAAGTCTTCCAGGGTCAGGCGCCCCACGACCTCGGCACTGCGGTAGCCGAGCATCAACTCCGCACCGGCGTTGAAGGTACTGATCACCCCACGCAGGTTGGTGGCGATGATTGCCACCTGCGTGGCTGCATTCAGCACACTGCGCAATTGCCCATGGGTATCGCGCAGCTCCCGCTCGCTGACCCGCAGCTCCGACGTGCGCTGCTCGACCAGGGTCAAGGCACGCTGGCGCTGGCTGACCAGGCTGTAGAGCAAGGCGCTGAGCAACAGGCTGAGCAAACCGCCGAAGAGGACGACCGCATTGACCACGGCATAACGATTGGCCTGCATGAATGCGGTACTGGGCCGGATATCGAGCTGGTAATCGTGATCAGCCATGCGTAGCAGGTGAGTCGCCGCCAAGTGAGTCTGGGCGGCTTCGTTGGATGACTCGAACAACACCTCGGGCTCGCCATCGGCAGACAGGTCGAGAATCCGTACGAAGAGATTGTCCTGGCTCTGCAGCGGCAGGCCATCGGCCATCAGTTGGCGCATGCTGATCACCGCCAACACGAATCCTGCCGGATGGGCTTGGGGTGCCTGCGGCGAGAACACCGGTGCGACCATCAATACGCCACGGGCATAGGCCGGCTCGACCCCGACCAGGTTCAGCGGCGGCGAAACCGCCATGCTCCCCGGCAGCATGGCACGTGCCAGCGTCGCGCGACGCACGTCCTGAGACAGCAGATCGAAGCCCAGTGGCAATCCCTTCTGGTTTTGCGGCTGCGTATAGAAAACCGGGTAATACTCGGGCTGGGGAGCGGAAGGCACGAGCGAGCCGTCGGCATCCAGGCCGCCGATGACAAAGCCGGCACCCAACTCATCACGGGCACGCCGCAGGAATTGCTCAAGGTTGCGCTCGGTCACCCGGGGAGACCAGGAGTAGGCTTGGGTGCGCAACAGCAACGGCCGGGCATAGCCGTTGAATTCCTGACGTGTCACCTCGGTGGCGAACACGAAAAAACGGCGCAGGCCGTCGAGTCGTTGCTCCTGATCCTCGAACCGCTCTTCAATACGGCTGAAGCGCTCACTTGCGAGCAACTCGAAACGCTGGCGCATTTGTCGCTGATAAAAGTCATGGGTGGCCAGGGCCAACAAAGCCGTCAGCAGGCCGCCCGCCACGAACGCCAGGACGGCAACGAGCCAAGCAGACACGTCCTCGCTGATAAATCCGAGAATTTTTGGACGAACGGCATGCAACGACATAAGCAAAACTCACAGCGCCGGCGTGCTTGGGTTCACATTGGCTTTGCTACAGTTATAGCCATTGGCCACTACCTTGCCTAGTCGTCCCTTGCGCGAAAAATGCGACCAGCGAGCCCCTTGGCAAAGGGGCTCTCAATGGTCTGCGTTCCAGGCTCAACGCGCCTGGATACGCCAGGCACGATGGATCTTGCTGTTACGGGCAAAATCCGGATCCAGCGTCTGGGCAGTGATCTCTTCGACCGCGTAGCGCTCGGCAAGGTTCTGGTCCAACTGGAACTTGCGGAAGTTATTGGAGAAGTACAGCACGCCTCCCGGCGCCAGCCGAGCCACTGCCAGATCCAGCAACTCGACATGATCGCGCTGAACGTCAAACACGCCTTCCATGCGCTTGGAGTTCGAGAACGTCGGCGGGTCGATGAAGATCAAGTCGTATTCGTCCCGGCTGGCCTGCAACCACGCCATCACGTCACC is a window from the Pseudomonas sp. LS1212 genome containing:
- a CDS encoding YggL family protein, which codes for MATNRSQRLRKKLCVDEFQELGFELNLDFKEDLAEEAIDAFLDAFLKEAMEANGLGYVGGDDYGLVCLGKRGSVSEEQRTTVEAWLKARSELTSVEVSPLLDVWYPEKPINPVA
- the dacB gene encoding D-alanyl-D-alanine carboxypeptidase/D-alanyl-D-alanine-endopeptidase; its protein translation is MIKSLRPLLIAGLLLPLALPVNAAPLNTTLSPKVQQALKASKLQDSALSLVMLPLNGPGTPTVFNADVSVNPASTMKLVTTYAALEMLGPTHQWKTEFYTDGPLSNGTLQGNLYLKGGGDPKLNMEKLWLLMRDLRANGVQTVTGDLVLDRSHFVQPQLPAFNDDGGDDNKPFLVKPDSLLVNLKALRFIARNDAGKVSISVEPPIASIRIDNQVKALNSNKCTGNVRYNPVTQADGMSVTVTGQLGNGCSSQTYLSLLDHPTYAAGAVRAIWSELGGSIQGQSRVDVVPKNARLLARAFSPDLVEVIRDINKYSNNTMAQQLFLSLGAQFRTDADGDDAKAAQRVVRQWLAKKGITAPHLIMENGSGLSRAERVSAREMASLLQAAWKSPYAAEFISSMPLTGMDGTMRKRLKRTAMTGEAHIKTGTLNTVRAIAGYSRDSNGNTWAVVAILNDPRPWGASSVLDQVLLDLYRQPKLADSTAALQP
- a CDS encoding diguanylate cyclase, whose translation is MSLHAVRPKILGFISEDVSAWLVAVLAFVAGGLLTALLALATHDFYQRQMRQRFELLASERFSRIEERFEDQEQRLDGLRRFFVFATEVTRQEFNGYARPLLLRTQAYSWSPRVTERNLEQFLRRARDELGAGFVIGGLDADGSLVPSAPQPEYYPVFYTQPQNQKGLPLGFDLLSQDVRRATLARAMLPGSMAVSPPLNLVGVEPAYARGVLMVAPVFSPQAPQAHPAGFVLAVISMRQLMADGLPLQSQDNLFVRILDLSADGEPEVLFESSNEAAQTHLAATHLLRMADHDYQLDIRPSTAFMQANRYAVVNAVVLFGGLLSLLLSALLYSLVSQRQRALTLVEQRTSELRVSERELRDTHGQLRSVLNAATQVAIIATNLRGVISTFNAGAELMLGYRSAEVVGRLTLEDLILREELQARATILSQRFGREVPVAQAMLAETLEDGGREPREWTLLRKDGSGLSANMLATAVLDEHGLWVGHLAICIDVTERKRVHEALAARDRLLEKLTAEVPGGIYQFQLNADGTSCFSYASEGLRDIYELDPQLLQRDATATFERIHPDDLGRVRASIRLSAERLSPWREEYRVQLPLGGLRWVRGEATPEPLPDGGTLWHGYLTDISDLKRVEEELRALSVTDALTGIHNRRYFQERLKAELERAQRDHLDLAVIMLDIDHFKRINDQYGHAVGDRVLQSLCQRINQRLRRTDVFCRLGGEEFMVLCPGSDAEQAYSLAIELWQGLRSVPVEDVEIVTASFGIAGWRAGEGADALLLRADSGVYAAKQGGRDRVESELE